In Chryseobacterium gleum, a single genomic region encodes these proteins:
- a CDS encoding DUF6759 domain-containing protein — MKKIFFLLFICIFALGFSQKKKKTKSKAVVEKETVIIYTEQEAETSKEARVIAGFLKQNPGHAKTDYFKRKLIDIIMADNSPEAKPTIKPISKEKIENIVKNNELNSGKTIATNKTYTANGKPVSNNTAAAIEALKEERRTTNFASVGSAKSAGTSKAGPSEENKRTAAMLTHLFNNDINKNEAYINIKNRSTCNLIVKISGKKYYNLSVPAKGENFILVDKGEYVLTTMVCDAKYSSLKKITQDIEIALNIE; from the coding sequence ATGAAAAAAATCTTCTTCCTTCTATTTATATGCATTTTTGCTCTAGGTTTTTCCCAAAAAAAGAAAAAAACAAAATCTAAAGCTGTTGTTGAGAAAGAAACCGTAATTATCTATACAGAACAGGAAGCTGAGACTTCAAAAGAGGCGAGAGTAATTGCCGGCTTTTTAAAACAGAATCCCGGACATGCCAAAACAGACTACTTCAAAAGGAAACTGATTGATATTATTATGGCGGATAATTCCCCTGAAGCAAAACCAACCATTAAGCCTATCAGTAAGGAAAAAATTGAAAATATTGTTAAGAATAATGAATTGAACAGCGGAAAGACGATAGCCACTAATAAAACATATACTGCCAATGGGAAACCTGTTTCTAATAATACAGCAGCTGCTATAGAAGCTTTAAAAGAGGAAAGAAGAACAACTAACTTTGCATCTGTAGGTTCTGCAAAAAGTGCCGGTACTTCTAAAGCTGGACCCAGTGAAGAAAATAAAAGAACAGCAGCAATGCTTACACACCTTTTTAATAATGATATTAATAAAAACGAAGCATATATCAATATTAAAAACAGATCCACCTGCAATCTTATTGTAAAGATAAGTGGTAAGAAATATTATAATCTCAGTGTACCTGCCAAAGGAGAAAATTTTATCCTTGTAGATAAAGGTGAATATGTGCTGACCACAATGGTTTGTGATGCAAAGTATTCATCCTTGAAGAAAATCACCCAGGATATTGAAATTGCACTGAATATTGAATAG
- a CDS encoding acetyl-CoA carboxylase carboxyltransferase subunit alpha, whose protein sequence is MEYLSFELPIKELMDQYQTCSLVGEESGVDVKLACSQIEDKILEKKKEIYGNLTPWQRVQLSRHPDRPYTLDYIHGMADKGSFLELHGDRNFADDPAMIGGLITLDGQRVMIIGTQKGRTTKERQHRRFGMPNPEGYRKALRLMKLAEKFNIPVVTLVDTPGAYPGLEAEERGQGEAIARNIFEMVQLKTPIFTYIIGEGASGGALGIGVGNKVYMLENTWYTVIAPESCSSILWRNWDHKEDAANALNLTPQDALREKFIDGIIEEPLGGAHYDQETTYLNLKNSILQNIKTFSKFTGQELETQRQDKFIAMGQFKG, encoded by the coding sequence ATGGAATATTTAAGTTTCGAACTTCCTATCAAAGAATTGATGGACCAATACCAGACGTGTTCTTTAGTAGGAGAAGAAAGTGGTGTTGATGTAAAATTAGCATGCAGCCAGATTGAGGATAAGATTTTAGAAAAGAAAAAAGAAATCTATGGAAATCTTACACCTTGGCAAAGAGTACAACTGTCCCGTCATCCGGATCGTCCTTATACATTAGACTACATCCACGGAATGGCAGATAAAGGCAGTTTCTTAGAACTTCATGGAGACAGAAATTTCGCTGATGATCCGGCAATGATTGGAGGATTGATTACCTTGGATGGTCAGAGAGTAATGATCATAGGGACTCAAAAAGGAAGAACGACAAAAGAAAGACAGCACAGAAGATTTGGAATGCCAAATCCGGAAGGATACAGAAAAGCTTTAAGACTAATGAAGCTTGCTGAAAAATTTAATATCCCTGTGGTAACCTTAGTAGATACACCGGGAGCTTATCCTGGATTGGAAGCAGAAGAAAGAGGACAAGGAGAAGCTATTGCAAGAAATATTTTTGAAATGGTGCAGCTGAAAACTCCGATCTTCACTTACATCATCGGAGAAGGAGCCAGCGGCGGAGCACTAGGTATAGGTGTTGGAAATAAAGTATATATGCTTGAAAACACATGGTATACGGTAATTGCACCAGAAAGCTGCTCTTCTATCTTATGGAGAAACTGGGATCATAAGGAAGATGCAGCCAATGCATTAAATCTTACTCCGCAGGACGCATTAAGAGAAAAATTCATTGACGGAATCATTGAAGAACCACTTGGTGGCGCTCATTATGATCAGGAGACAACCTATTTGAACCTGAAAAATTCGATTTTACAAAACATCAAAACTTTCTCCAAATTCACAGGACAGGAGCTTGAAACCCAGAGACAGGACAAGTTCATTGCGATGGGTCAGTTTAAAGGATAA
- the gltX gene encoding glutamate--tRNA ligase: MEKVRVRFAPSPTGPLHLGGVRTALYDYLFAKNQGGEFVLRIEDTDTARYVEGAEEYIEEALEWCGIIPDESPKKGGKFAPYRQSERRDIYDRYTEQILKTDYAYIAFDTAEELDAIRAEYEARGDVFSYDNKTRNRLRNSLALSEDEVQRLLDEKIPYVVRFKMPVDRVLNLEDIIRGKFSVNTNTLDDKVLVKNDGMPTYHFANIIDDHEMEISHVIRGEEWLPSLGLHTLLYEAMQWEAPQFAHLSLILKPEGKGKLSKRDGDKFGFPVFPLDFKDPATGIISKGYRENGYLPDAFINMVALLGWSPADDKEILPLEEMIKEFDLHKVHKAGARFSKEKAEWFNHQYIQMNSDEELLQILKNTDLDLSGVSDEKLLKVIHLMKERATFPKDIYENGKFFFEAPTSYDEKASKKAWNDETSSILGELASTFESADFTAEILKQTMHDFAENKGLGMGKVMMPLRLSLVGELKGPDVPDILETLGKEESISRINNAINNFK; the protein is encoded by the coding sequence ATGGAGAAAGTAAGAGTACGTTTTGCTCCAAGTCCTACAGGACCGTTACATTTGGGAGGCGTAAGAACCGCATTATATGATTACCTTTTTGCTAAAAACCAGGGTGGTGAGTTTGTATTGAGAATTGAAGATACTGATACCGCCAGATATGTAGAAGGAGCTGAGGAATATATTGAGGAAGCATTAGAATGGTGCGGAATCATCCCTGATGAAAGTCCTAAAAAAGGAGGAAAGTTTGCTCCTTACAGACAATCTGAAAGAAGAGATATCTACGACAGATATACTGAGCAGATCCTGAAAACAGATTATGCTTATATCGCTTTTGATACTGCAGAAGAACTGGATGCCATCCGTGCAGAATACGAAGCCAGAGGTGATGTCTTTTCCTATGATAATAAAACAAGAAACCGTTTGAGAAACAGTCTCGCCCTTTCAGAAGACGAAGTTCAGAGATTGCTGGATGAAAAAATTCCTTATGTAGTACGATTTAAAATGCCTGTGGACAGAGTATTGAATCTTGAGGATATTATCCGTGGGAAATTCTCTGTAAATACAAATACTTTAGATGATAAAGTTCTGGTAAAGAATGATGGAATGCCAACGTACCATTTTGCCAACATTATCGATGACCATGAAATGGAAATATCTCATGTTATCCGTGGAGAAGAATGGCTCCCTTCTTTGGGACTTCATACCTTATTATATGAAGCCATGCAATGGGAAGCGCCACAATTTGCACACCTTTCTTTAATTTTAAAACCTGAAGGAAAAGGGAAATTAAGCAAAAGAGACGGAGATAAGTTCGGATTCCCGGTATTTCCTCTTGATTTTAAAGATCCCGCTACTGGTATAATTTCTAAAGGTTACAGAGAAAACGGTTATCTTCCTGATGCTTTCATCAATATGGTAGCGCTATTGGGGTGGTCTCCGGCAGATGATAAGGAAATTCTTCCTTTGGAGGAAATGATTAAGGAATTCGATCTTCATAAAGTACATAAAGCAGGCGCACGATTCAGTAAAGAAAAAGCGGAATGGTTTAATCATCAGTATATTCAGATGAATTCTGACGAAGAACTTCTTCAGATCCTGAAAAATACAGACCTTGATCTTTCCGGTGTATCTGATGAAAAGTTACTAAAGGTTATTCACCTGATGAAAGAAAGAGCAACTTTCCCTAAAGATATCTATGAAAACGGAAAATTCTTCTTTGAAGCACCAACTTCCTATGATGAAAAGGCTTCGAAAAAAGCATGGAATGATGAAACATCGTCCATTTTAGGTGAATTGGCTTCAACATTTGAATCTGCCGACTTTACTGCTGAAATCCTGAAGCAAACCATGCATGATTTCGCCGAAAATAAAGGATTAGGCATGGGTAAAGTGATGATGCCTTTACGTCTTTCCCTGGTAGGAGAATTGAAAGGACCGGATGTACCGGATATTCTGGAAACCCTTGGTAAAGAGGAAAGTATCTCCAGAATAAACAATGCTATAAATAATTTTAAATAG
- a CDS encoding MAC/perforin domain-containing protein, whose protein sequence is MKKQILFCFSSLLMLFMSSCSSEDLNPEVTPENSAKTNRLSAAKFAGDGIYDVLGHGYNVAGEYANATAAGFKVIDIDRFKLEQASRLISENTFSQEYTEEYGENAESYSKMVSTKVNATAGIPLFKKTLSVGFNSAVTTNNKFEGKYIYGSYNLTIKQKRVRFNATTDMLGDYLTPEFAQDLQTKTPQQIVQDYGTHVAVDIYTGAKLDVLFQAETRSQSRDRAARIGVKVGMKDIFDVDVTNDVNTSESSMNYSKKLAYKTRGGDPSKGLVGDLNLDQTNPKINISNWQNSSNASNSVLVDFGSNGLVIIYDLVKDAAKKAQLKAYVDQYLIDNKVYMEFNTIPIYRYYNGVDHYYTKTPGSYSGYSFEGTEFNAFLYKAPNTIPIYRYWNGKDHYYTRTPGYYQGYVDEGIEFNAFATQEPNTVPIYRYWNGKDHYYSRSSVRPSGYVYEGIEFYAY, encoded by the coding sequence ATGAAAAAACAAATTTTATTTTGCTTCAGTAGTCTACTGATGCTTTTTATGAGTTCATGTTCTTCAGAAGATCTGAATCCTGAAGTAACTCCGGAAAATTCTGCTAAAACCAATCGTTTGTCAGCCGCTAAATTCGCAGGAGATGGAATTTACGATGTGCTGGGACATGGTTATAATGTTGCCGGTGAGTATGCCAATGCTACTGCTGCTGGTTTTAAAGTGATCGACATTGACCGTTTTAAATTGGAGCAGGCAAGCAGATTAATCAGCGAAAATACATTCTCACAGGAATACACCGAAGAATATGGAGAAAATGCAGAATCATATTCTAAGATGGTTTCCACTAAAGTCAACGCTACTGCCGGTATTCCATTGTTCAAGAAAACACTTTCAGTAGGATTCAATTCTGCAGTAACTACCAACAATAAGTTTGAGGGAAAATACATCTACGGAAGCTATAATCTTACGATTAAACAAAAAAGAGTAAGATTCAATGCTACTACAGATATGCTGGGAGATTACCTGACCCCGGAATTTGCTCAGGATTTGCAGACAAAAACCCCACAGCAGATTGTACAGGATTATGGAACACACGTAGCAGTTGATATCTATACTGGAGCGAAACTGGATGTTTTATTCCAGGCGGAAACAAGAAGTCAGAGCCGTGACCGTGCTGCAAGAATTGGTGTAAAGGTAGGAATGAAGGATATCTTTGATGTAGATGTTACCAATGATGTAAATACTTCAGAATCATCCATGAACTATTCTAAAAAATTGGCTTATAAAACAAGAGGGGGAGATCCTTCAAAAGGGCTTGTGGGAGATCTGAATCTTGATCAGACCAATCCTAAGATTAACATTTCCAACTGGCAAAACAGTTCTAATGCGAGCAATTCAGTCCTTGTAGATTTCGGAAGTAACGGATTGGTTATTATTTATGACCTAGTAAAGGATGCTGCTAAAAAAGCTCAGCTTAAGGCTTATGTAGATCAGTATCTGATTGACAATAAAGTGTACATGGAATTCAATACAATTCCAATTTACAGATATTACAATGGAGTAGATCATTATTATACAAAAACTCCGGGAAGCTACAGCGGATATTCTTTTGAAGGAACAGAGTTTAATGCATTCTTATATAAAGCTCCGAACACTATTCCTATCTACAGATACTGGAATGGTAAAGATCACTATTATACAAGAACTCCGGGATATTACCAGGGATATGTAGATGAAGGAATCGAGTTTAACGCTTTTGCTACTCAGGAGCCTAATACAGTTCCAATCTACAGATATTGGAATGGTAAAGATCATTATTATTCAAGATCAAGTGTGAGACCTTCCGGATATGTATATGAAGGAATTGAATTCTACGCATACTAA
- a CDS encoding T9SS C-terminal target domain-containing protein: MKRFLLSLVLIFLTINTLFAQRDTEHWIAPYYDSYGSYTNMIYLSTDSPTPFDVIIYNNNAPITTVTISKGNPQTYKVANGLISTGSTTDAFTVINKGLYLKGAKPFYCSLRLAQDIHGEVITSKGKAGIGKTFFVAQSPNTDTSSFYNFTAGILATEDNTNVTVTWNPTAGVVFINGTPTSNSHTFTLQKGQSFIFAGSGTQSANKTGFMGAKVVADKPVTLTNGSCNGNFSTPTSGTDPILDQSVPVDRLGNTFAMVKTRSTAPNLNMEGGLIIATEDNTEVYLNGGTTPVATLASGQWYRINETSYVSQGTGHSNMFISTTKNVYLYQFIGIGSNAATNGFNYIPPLNCFLPRKIDEIGKINEMPLGPGGASTTQGDLIVKLNILTEAGATVLVNDVPPLATDGPFPLTGNSNWVTYGITGVTGNIKINSTKAVTAGINGGYSTAGYGGYFAGFSSIPVIAKKAGECVPGIILEVDDGYETYQWYRDGVAIPGATTYTYTPTQSGNYTVKVTMGTCPPVTTPIYKVQTCLKETTQALNACSTKIITPTFTSSTQTVVPSTVVILTPPTKGTAVVNPNGTITYTPNPGYLGPDKIVYKFCGNSVEFTDCEQVTLNLTVVPFIVTDTSIKACWYDVAPYAYFDLTKAKVTDYNAVVKKYYRTLNDLTAGINEITTPENFPSTGGFVYVKVTTAEGCTANAKIELIVLPIKKSPVLVDQYICMDAKTNLDAGPGYDSYQWSTGATTSGIRDVGVGEYTVILGKSGCFLTQTVKVKKVEDPVIQTVEINNNTATVIVNGGKAPYKYAVDGTANWQDSNTFTGLTRGQHTFYVKDFYNCTPIAVELTIPNLLNAITPNGDNVNDYIDYSELAYKENLSFVVYDRYGNMVFTGNRFNNYRWDGKHFDKKLGTGTYWYHITWNESNKEKTPIKYTGWILVKNRE; encoded by the coding sequence ATGAAAAGATTTCTACTCAGTCTGGTATTAATTTTTTTGACAATTAATACACTCTTTGCACAAAGGGATACCGAGCATTGGATTGCTCCTTATTATGACAGTTACGGAAGCTATACCAACATGATATATCTTTCTACTGACTCGCCTACACCTTTTGATGTGATAATCTACAACAATAACGCTCCTATTACTACAGTTACGATCAGCAAAGGTAACCCACAAACCTATAAGGTTGCCAACGGCCTTATTTCTACAGGTTCAACAACTGATGCTTTTACTGTTATCAATAAGGGACTCTATCTGAAAGGAGCAAAACCATTCTACTGCAGTTTAAGACTTGCTCAGGATATACACGGGGAGGTTATTACCAGCAAAGGAAAGGCAGGAATTGGGAAAACTTTTTTTGTTGCTCAAAGTCCTAATACTGATACCAGCAGTTTTTACAATTTTACTGCCGGCATCCTGGCTACTGAAGATAATACTAATGTCACTGTAACATGGAACCCTACTGCCGGAGTAGTTTTTATCAACGGAACTCCAACCAGCAATTCTCATACCTTTACATTACAGAAAGGACAATCTTTCATTTTTGCAGGCTCTGGAACGCAATCTGCTAACAAAACAGGATTCATGGGAGCCAAAGTGGTTGCAGATAAGCCTGTAACTCTTACCAATGGAAGTTGCAACGGTAACTTCTCAACCCCAACATCCGGTACAGATCCTATTCTGGATCAATCAGTTCCGGTTGATAGGCTTGGCAATACATTCGCAATGGTAAAAACCAGATCTACAGCTCCTAACCTGAACATGGAAGGAGGACTTATTATTGCTACTGAAGATAACACGGAAGTTTATTTAAACGGTGGAACCACTCCTGTTGCAACACTTGCATCGGGACAATGGTATAGAATCAATGAAACAAGCTATGTAAGCCAAGGTACTGGACATTCCAATATGTTTATTTCAACTACCAAGAATGTATATCTTTACCAGTTTATAGGAATCGGATCAAATGCTGCAACCAACGGATTCAACTATATTCCGCCATTAAACTGTTTCTTGCCGAGAAAAATTGATGAAATCGGTAAAATTAATGAGATGCCACTTGGTCCAGGCGGAGCAAGTACTACACAAGGAGACTTAATCGTAAAATTAAATATTCTAACTGAAGCGGGCGCCACTGTATTAGTAAACGATGTTCCTCCCCTTGCTACAGACGGACCATTTCCATTAACAGGAAACAGTAATTGGGTTACTTATGGAATAACAGGAGTAACAGGAAATATTAAAATTAATTCCACAAAAGCTGTAACAGCAGGGATCAATGGGGGGTATAGTACAGCAGGGTACGGAGGATATTTTGCCGGATTCTCATCCATTCCTGTTATCGCCAAGAAAGCAGGAGAATGTGTTCCGGGAATTATTCTGGAAGTAGATGACGGATACGAAACATACCAATGGTACCGTGACGGAGTAGCTATTCCTGGAGCAACTACTTATACTTACACACCTACACAGTCAGGAAACTATACCGTAAAAGTAACAATGGGTACGTGTCCACCTGTGACAACTCCAATCTATAAAGTACAAACCTGTTTAAAAGAAACAACTCAGGCATTAAATGCTTGTTCTACAAAAATTATAACTCCTACATTTACTTCTTCCACACAAACGGTGGTTCCAAGTACAGTAGTAATTTTAACCCCTCCTACGAAAGGAACAGCTGTAGTGAATCCAAACGGAACAATCACTTATACACCTAATCCCGGATATTTAGGCCCGGATAAAATAGTTTATAAATTCTGCGGAAACTCAGTTGAGTTTACCGATTGTGAACAGGTGACGTTAAACCTTACTGTAGTACCATTCATTGTTACGGATACATCCATTAAAGCTTGCTGGTATGATGTGGCACCTTATGCTTATTTCGATCTTACGAAAGCTAAGGTAACAGACTATAACGCTGTTGTAAAAAAATATTATCGTACCCTGAATGATCTTACTGCAGGGATCAATGAAATTACCACTCCGGAAAACTTCCCTTCAACAGGAGGATTTGTATATGTAAAAGTAACCACTGCTGAAGGATGTACCGCAAATGCGAAAATTGAACTGATTGTACTTCCTATCAAAAAGTCACCGGTACTTGTAGATCAGTATATCTGTATGGACGCAAAAACTAATCTGGATGCCGGTCCAGGATACGATTCATACCAATGGAGCACTGGTGCTACCACTTCAGGCATCAGAGATGTAGGTGTTGGAGAATATACAGTAATTCTTGGTAAAAGCGGATGTTTCCTTACACAGACAGTAAAAGTTAAAAAAGTGGAAGATCCGGTAATCCAAACTGTTGAGATCAACAACAATACAGCAACTGTAATTGTCAACGGCGGTAAAGCTCCTTACAAATATGCAGTTGACGGAACTGCTAACTGGCAGGATTCAAATACTTTTACGGGTTTGACAAGAGGACAGCATACTTTTTATGTAAAAGATTTTTATAACTGTACCCCTATTGCTGTAGAACTTACCATTCCTAATCTGTTAAATGCTATTACTCCTAATGGGGATAACGTAAATGATTACATTGATTACAGTGAGCTTGCTTATAAAGAAAACCTAAGCTTTGTAGTGTATGACAGATACGGAAATATGGTATTCACCGGAAACAGATTCAATAACTACAGATGGGACGGAAAACATTTTGATAAGAAATTGGGAACAGGAACATACTGGTATCATATTACATGGAATGAATCTAATAAGGAGAAGACTCCAATAAAATATACGGGTTGGATCCTTGTTAAGAACAGAGAGTAA
- the tsf gene encoding translation elongation factor Ts, translating to MSYTPVAADVAKLRNQTGAGMMDCKKALVEAEGDFEKAVDILRKKGQKVAANRADRESTEGAVIARVNEDNTLGAVISLNCETDFVAKNEAFIELAYELAEMAIFAATKEELLATDFHGITVAEKLVEQTGVIGEKIEIGSFERIQGAFLGAYIHAGNKIAAITSLSAKVDGAEEAAKAVSMQVAAMNPIALDENAVSQETIDRELEIERHKLTEEGKPANIIDNILKGKMQRFYKDNTLVHQDFIKDGSISVADYVKSVNADLKVTGFVRVSLA from the coding sequence ATGTCTTATACACCAGTTGCTGCAGACGTAGCTAAATTAAGAAACCAAACAGGTGCAGGTATGATGGACTGCAAGAAAGCTCTAGTTGAAGCTGAAGGAGACTTCGAAAAAGCGGTAGATATCCTTAGAAAAAAAGGACAAAAAGTTGCTGCTAACAGAGCTGACAGAGAGTCTACTGAAGGTGCAGTAATCGCAAGAGTAAACGAAGACAACACTTTAGGTGCTGTAATTTCTTTAAACTGTGAAACTGACTTCGTTGCTAAAAATGAAGCGTTCATTGAGCTAGCTTACGAACTAGCTGAAATGGCAATCTTCGCAGCTACTAAAGAAGAACTTTTAGCTACTGACTTCCACGGAATTACTGTTGCTGAGAAATTAGTTGAGCAAACAGGAGTTATCGGTGAGAAAATTGAAATCGGTTCTTTCGAAAGAATCCAGGGAGCTTTCTTAGGAGCTTATATCCACGCAGGAAACAAAATTGCTGCTATTACTTCTCTTTCTGCTAAAGTAGACGGAGCTGAAGAAGCTGCTAAAGCTGTTTCTATGCAGGTTGCTGCAATGAACCCAATTGCTCTTGACGAAAACGCTGTTTCTCAGGAAACTATTGACAGAGAACTAGAGATCGAAAGACACAAACTTACTGAAGAAGGTAAGCCTGCAAACATTATCGATAACATCCTTAAAGGTAAAATGCAGAGATTCTACAAAGACAACACTTTGGTACACCAGGATTTCATTAAAGACGGAAGTATCTCAGTTGCTGATTATGTAAAATCTGTAAACGCAGACTTAAAAGTAACAGGATTTGTAAGAGTAAGCTTAGCTTAA